The following are from one region of the Lodderomyces elongisporus chromosome 7, complete sequence genome:
- the RPL5 gene encoding 60S ribosomal protein L5 (BUSCO:EOG0926419M), with amino-acid sequence MPFQKTLKTSAYHSRFQTPFRRRQEGKTDYYQRKRLVTQHKAKYNTPKYRLVVRFTNKDIIAQIISAQITGDVVLTAAYAHELPRYGIKHGLTNWSAAYAVGLLVARRALQKLGLDETYVGVEEVEGEYQLTEAVEDAPRPFKVFLDIGLQRTTTGARVFGVLKGASDGGLYVPHSPNRFPGWDIEAEELDAELLRKYIFGGHVSEYMEELMDDDEEKFRTLFKKYIEDEIEAEDVEEIYANAHEKIREDPSFKPTEKKFTKEQYAAESKKYRQTKLTKAEREEKIAKKIAAFQAENN; translated from the coding sequence ATGCCTTTCCAAAAGACTTTGAAAACTTCTGCTTACCACTCCAGATTCCAAACCCCTTTCCGTAGAAGACAAGAGGGTAAGACCGACTACTACCAAAGAAAGAGATTGGTCACTCAACACAAGGCTAAATACAACACTCCAAAATACAGATTGGTTGTTAGATTCACCAACAAGGACATTATTGCTCAAATCATTAGTGCCCAAATCACCGGTGATGTTGTCTTGACCGCTGCTTACGCTCACGAATTGCCAAGATACGGTATCAAGCACGGTTTGACTAACTGGTCTGCTGCTTACGCTGTTGGTCTTTTGGTTGCCAGAAGAGCTTTGCAAAAACTCGGTTTGGACGAGACCTACGTTGGTGTCGAAGAAGTCGAAGGTGAATACCAATTGACCGAGGCTGTCGAAGATGCTCCAAGACCATTCAAGGTCTTTTTGGACATTGGTTTGCAAAGAACCACCACTGGTGCTAGAGTCTTTGGTGTCTTGAAGGGTGCTTCCGATGGTGGATTGTACGTTCCTCACTCACCAAACAGATTCCCAGGTTGGGATATCGAAGCTGAGGAATTGGACGCTGAGTTGTTGAGAAAATACATCTTTGGTGGTCACGTTTCCGAGTACATGGAAGAATTGATGgacgatgatgaagaaaaattcAGAACCTTGTTCAAGAAGTacattgaagatgaaatcGAGGCTGAAGACGTTGAAGAAATCTACGCCAACGCTCACGAGAAAATCAGAGAAGACCCATCTTTCAAGCCAACTGAAAAGAAGTTCACCAAGGAGCAATACGCTGCTGAGTCAAAGAAATACAGACAAACTAAATTGACCAAGGCtgagagagaagagaagattGCTAAGAAGATTGCTGCTTTCCAAGCTGAAAACAACTAA